A region of Carettochelys insculpta isolate YL-2023 chromosome 9, ASM3395843v1, whole genome shotgun sequence DNA encodes the following proteins:
- the LOC142017774 gene encoding uncharacterized protein LOC142017774, producing the protein MESKRWNADAFARLAEGLATRGHPACTPDHVRSKVKELRQGYARAWDAASRSGAAPITCPFYRELRAILGPRHTSYPPATLDTSAEEPQQAPEAESAQEASPGAPEEEEEEERDSSSSDAGLHIILPSRSSSRASAPWVSPDRGSGLSAAPLEGPESAGEASVVPESPPGPSLQASPTAEHRPAPRRGRQRTQHHQLTATDPQLLALHRWQLEVAEQRLRVEERCLHLQERALAWRQEAWGAYKRTLNRIADSLAPQAALAAAVPTLPAPPAAPPAAPAAAPSAVPPPPATEDHSAEGDLGPADTRRLYLPVCPAPSQPRPGLRLRWGSRPPTPSAGL; encoded by the exons atggagagcaagaggtggaacgcggatgcttttgctcggctggccgagggcctggctacccggggtcaccctgcctgcactccggatcatgtccggagtaaagtgaaggagctgcggcagggttacgcccgggcctgggatgcggccagccgatctggggctgcccccatcacttgccccttttacagggagctcagggccatcctgggcccccggcacacctcttaccctccagccactcttgatacctcagccgaggagccccagcaggccccagaggcagagtccgcccaGGAGGCAagccccggggcaccggaggaggaggaggaggaggagagggactcctcctccagtgacgctggCCTCCacatcatactcccatccaggagctccagccgggcgtccgccccctgggtgtcccccgaccgtgggagtggactgtcag ctgcaccattggaaggaccggagagcgccggcgaggcttcagtggtcccggaaagccctccggggccatcactccaggccagccccacggcggagcaccgaccggccccccggcggggaagacagcggacgcagcaccaccagctgacggcgacggacccccagctgctggccctccaccgttggcagctggaggtcgccgagcagcggctgcgggtggaggaacgctgcctccacctgcaggagcgggcgctggcctggcgccaggaggcatggggggcctacaagcggaccctcaaccgtatcgcggactccctggccccccaggctgcgCTGGCTGCCgcagtgcccaccctgcctgctccacccgctgctccacccgctgctccagctgctgcgccgtccgccgtcccaccgccacccgccaccgaggaccattccgccgagggggacctggggccagctgacactcgccggctgtatctcccggtctgcccggcccccagccagccccggccagggctgcggctgaggtggggatcccggccgcccacccccagcgctggactgtag